One genomic window of Arachis hypogaea cultivar Tifrunner chromosome 8, arahy.Tifrunner.gnm2.J5K5, whole genome shotgun sequence includes the following:
- the LOC112706219 gene encoding GEM-like protein 1, with protein sequence MSTPSDQTTNEAKTTTTPPPPPPNDSQSQSQSQPHSTDYAPYPKIDPNDVAPPPPHHPNLTSEPLQPVTSPVAAETRAPISGDAATTMPPESNPYVSPAPVQPSKNTLDSVKDVLGRWGKKAAEATKKAQDLSGNMWQHLKTGPSFADAAVGRIAQSTKVLAEGGYEKIFRQTFETVPEEQLLKTYACYLSTSAGPVMGVLYLSTAKLAFCSDNPLSYQTGDQTQWSYYKVVIPLHQLRAVNPSASKTNQSEKYIQIISVDNHEFWFMGFVHYDSAVKNIQGVLQTR encoded by the exons ATGAGTACTCCTTCTGATCAAACCACAAACGAAGCtaaaacaacaacaacaccaccgccgccgccgccgaATGATTCTCAGTCTCAGTCTCAGTCTCAGCCTCACTCCACCGATTATGCTCCATACCCTAAAATTGACCCCAACGATGTTGCTCCTCCTCCGCCACATCATCCTAATTTGACTTCTGAGCCGTTGCAACCGGTTACTAGTCCCGTCGCCGCTGAAACTCGCGCTCCGATTTCCGGCGACGCTGCAACCACCATGCCTCCCGAGTCCAATCCCTATGTCTCCCCTGCACCTGTTCAGCCATCAAAAA ATACTTTGGATTCGGTGAAGGATGTTCTTGGAAGATGGGGGAAGAAAGCCGCTGAAGCTACCAAGAAGGCCCAGGATCTATCTGGAAATATGTGGCAGCACT TGAAGACTGGTCCTAGTTTTGCTGATGCTGCTGTTGGGAGGATTGCTCAGAGCACAAAGGTTCTTGCAGAAGGTGGCTATGAGAAGATCTTCAGGCAAACTTTTGAGACTGTTCCGGAGGAGCAGCTCTTGAAAACGTATGCGTGCTACTTGTCCACCTCGGCCGGACCGGTAATGGGAGTTCTGTATTTGTCAACAGCAAAGCTTGCTTTTTGCAGCGATAACCCACTTTCTTACCAAACGGGTGATCAGACTCAGTGGAGCTATTATAAG GTGGTCATTCCGTTACATCAGCTGAGAGCGGTGAACCCATCGGCAAGCAAAACCAACCAATCCGAGAAATATATACAGATCATCTCTGTCGACAACCATGAATTTTGGTTCATGGGCTTTGTTCACTATGACAGCGCTGTTAAAAATATTCAAGGAGTGTTGCAAACCCGTTGA